A portion of the Aricia agestis chromosome 1, ilAriAges1.1, whole genome shotgun sequence genome contains these proteins:
- the LOC121729148 gene encoding uncharacterized protein LOC121729148 — translation MNLRTCAFAVLVSLCLFNLANPYIVRNHPCCQEPAENVSLALLIDAFEVYGHDPTDKLDHLAHYQIEMMKVKHAPDQYVINEHIHIATDHLGRFINLHIKELKVLLIALDDVIDNMLTMYDNHNAIKTERVATYNAAGGGAVPAEFYISQEFYCGKNVYLFVSELYSDIYSMGRGPAPYCKDRGFHFLGFVHFMDDTKYYLEEDPGVVFQMDNYMHGLECQLDVCIFRFPFKKGLQHVRDVSTMPKAIVKCGTETYKLPPLTAAACLITSGSFILDFNIQGIRFRHYDYMLFLPNGHYYYTKERQSPLMCDHHVCEWNNTNFFGGPFIPPGEPGWGLAPPPVFVERTTEYVRPPASERPPSHYDYENITYSLDGCWFMFPPNYGSIAGVSYLDPLTVNEYRYTCSGNTNLNKGLYWYPQWMGVPPHHPYPQAADMPLSGANGVYYPHLQQLTNEQI, via the exons ATGAATTTACGCACGTGCGCGTTTGCTGTTTTGGTTTCGTTGTGCTTATTCAATTTAGCA AACCCGTACATCGTCCGCAACCACCCATGCTGCCAAGAGCCGGCGGAGAACGTGAGCCTGGCGCTACTCATCGACGCCTTCGAGGTGTACGGCCACGACCCCACAGACAAGCTGGACCACCTCGCCCACTACCAGATCGAGATGATGAAGGTCAAGCACGCGCCGGATCAG TACGTAATAAATGAACATATCCACATAGCAACTGATCACTTGGGAAGGTTTATCAATTTGCACATAAAAGAATTAAAG GTGCTCCTGATAGCGCTGGACGACGTGATCGACAACATGCTGACGATGTACGACAACCACAACGCCATCAAGACGGAGCGCGTCGCCACATACAACGCGGCCGGCGGCGGCGCCGTGCCCGCAGAGTTCTACATCAGCCAAG AGTTCTACTGCGGCAAGAACGTGTACTTATTCGTGTCGGAGCTGTACAGCGACATCTACAGCATGGGTCGCGGCCCGGCGCCCTACTGCAAGGACCGCGGCTTCCACTTCCTCGGCTTCGTGCACTTCATGGACGACACCAAGTACTACCTGGAGGAGGACCCCGGCGTGGTCTTCCAGATGGACAACTATATGCACGGGCTGGAGTGTCAGTTGGATGTGTGTATATTCAG GTTTCCGTTCAAGAAGGGTCTGCAGCACGTCCGCGACGTGTCGACGATGCCCAAGGCCATCGTGAAGTGCGGCACGGAGACGTACAAGCTGCCTCCGCTCACCGCCGCCGCCTGCCTCATCACCTCCGGCAGCTTCATACTCGACTTCAACATACAAGGCATACGGTTCCGGCATTACGATTATATGCTG TTCCTCCCGAACGGCCACTACTACTATACGAAGGAGAGACAGTCGCCTCTCATGTGCGACCATCACGTTTGTGAGTGGAATAACACCAACTTCTTCGGTG GTCCGTTCATCCCGCCGGGCGAGCCGGGCTGGGGCCTGGCGCCGCCGCCCGTGTTCGTGGAGCGGACCACGGAGTACGTCCGCCCGCCCGCCAGCGAACGACCGCCTTCGCACTATGACTACGAGAACATCACTT ACTCGCTGGACGGTTGCTGGTTCATGTTCCCGCCGAACTACGGGTCCATAGCCGGCGTCAGCTACCTCGACCCGCTCACCGTCAACGAGTACCGGTACACCTGCTCCGGCAACACCAACCTCAACAAG GGTCTATACTGGTACCCGCAATGGATGGGTGTACCGCCGCACCACCCCTACCCGCAGGCGGCGGACATGCCCCTCAGTGGTGCCAACGGAGTGTACTATCCGCACCTACAGCAGCTTACTAACGAGCAGATATAA
- the LOC121728846 gene encoding vesicular inhibitory amino acid transporter — protein MNFGRIKLPPLKNVLDVAMQTVRQQVPDKPGTSTRPPQNVRFANMEMDESCELSTMHETTSPTYQSTNPTNPFLSGNLQAEESFTSYQNTFPQQDGAPRTQSMQSVDFYASSEEGGFEEGGGPPGAKINEFQAAWNVTNAIQGMFVVSLPFAVLQGGYWAIAAMIGIAHICCYTGKILVDCLYEDDPVTGQKVRVRDSYVSIAKECFGKKYGAKIVNIAQIIELLMTCILYVVVCGDLMIGTFPDGSIDTRSWMMLIGIFLLPLGFLKSLKSVSMLSFWCTMSHLIINAVVIGYCILYIGDWGWSKVKWSLDFENFPISLGVIVFSYTSQIFLPTLEGNMEDRSRFEWMLNWSHIAAAAFKSIFGYICFLTFQNDTQQVITNNLRSAGFKGLVNFFLVMKAILSYPLPYYAACDLLERVLFRGKPKTLFPPIYALDGELKVWGLAWRLGVIMFTILMAIFIPHFAILMGFIGSFTGTMLSFIWPAYFHIKLKGNQLESKTIAYDYFIIGLGVLFGVIGMYDSGSALIKAFKIGLPF, from the exons ATGAATTTCGGGCGCATCAAGCTGCCGCCGCTGAAGAATGTGCTGGACGTGGCGATGCAGACGGTGAGGCAGCAGGTGCCGGACAAACCTGGCACCTCCACGCGGCCGCCACAAAATGTCCGATTTGCTAACATGG AAATGGACGAGAGCTGCGAGCTGTCCACAATGCACGAAACGACGTCGCCGACCTACCAGTCCACGAACCCCACCAATCCCTTCCTTAGCGGAAACCTGCAGGCCGAGGAGTCCTTCACCAGCTACCAGAACACCTTCCCGCAGCAGGATGGAGCACCAAG AACACAGAGCATGCAAAGCGTTGACTTCTACGCATCATCAGAAGAAGGAGGGTTCGAGGAGGGTGGAGGTCCTCCGGGCGCCAAAATTAACGAATTCCAAGCGGCCTGGAACGTCACTAATGCTATTCAG GGCATGTTCGTGGTATCGCTACCGTTCGCTGTACTCCAGGGCGGCTACTGGGCCATAGCGGCCATGATCGGCATCGCCCACATTTGCTGCTACACCGGGAAGATCCTCGTCGACTGCTTGTACGAGGACGACCCAGTGACCGGACAGAAGGTTAGAGTTCGCGACTCCTACGTGAGCATCGCCAAAGAATGCTTCGGGAAAAAGTATGGAGCTAAGATCGTCAATATAGCTCAAATAATTGAGCTTCTCATGACGTGCATACTGTACGTCGTCGTTTGCGGCGACTTGATGATCGGAACTTTTCCAGACGGCTCTATAGATACTCGATCCTGGATGATGCTCATTGGGATATTTTTGCTCCCGTTGGGCTTCTTGAAATCGTTGAAAAGTGTGAGCATGCTGTCGTTTTGGTGCACTATGAGCCATCTCATCATCAACGCCGTCGTGATAGGGTACTGCATCTTGTACATCGGGGATTGGGGTTGGTCGAAAGTAAAATGGAGTTTGGACTTCGAAAATTTCCCGATCAGTTTAGGTGTAATCGTGTTCTCCTACACCTCCCAAATTTTCCTTCCCACTTTAGAAGGTAACATGGAGGATCGGTCTCGCTTCGAGTGGATGTTGAACTGGTCGCATATCGCCGCGGCCGCTTTCAAATCCATATTCGGATACATCTGCTTTTTAACATTTCAAAACGATACCCAGCAAGTGATCACGAATAACCTTCGATCGGCTGGATTCAAAGGGCTGGTCAATTTCTTCCTAGTGATGAAGGCGATTTTGAGCTATCCTCTTCCATATTATGCAGCTTGTGATCTACTGGAGAGAGTGCTGTTCAGAGGAAAACCGAAAACACTCTTCCCACCGATATACGCTTTAGACGGCGAGCTCAAAGTGTGGGGTCTGGCTTGGAGGTTAGGAGTCATAATGTTTACTATTTTGATGGCGATATTTATTCCGCACTTCGCTATTTTGATGGGATTTATCGGGAGTTTTACAGGAACCATGTTGAGTTTCATATGGCCGGCGTATTTCCATATCAAACTGAAAGGCAATCAGCTGGAGAGCAAGACCATCGCGTACGACTATTTCATTATCGGCCTGGGTGTTCTGTTCGGCGTTATCGGGATGTACGATTCCGGTTCGGCCTTGATCAAAGCGTTCAAGATAGGTTTGCCGTTTTAA